Sequence from the Melanotaenia boesemani isolate fMelBoe1 chromosome 21, fMelBoe1.pri, whole genome shotgun sequence genome:
ACAGCAACCAGAGGCTTATAcagtctattctattctattctattctattctattcagaCGTTTTCCTCCAAAGCAACTTCcatctgagaggaagaacaacaccaGCAGGAACCAACCAGGAGGGACGTcgtcattaagtggtagtcagactgctggagtccaggtgtATCCAGGTGCTGTCAGGTAGTGCTGGAAGCTTTATTTCCCCTCCCTACAAgtcttttgtttaattacaagatcatgatttcatcatgacacttcttcagtacttggttgaaccaaagagctggacaaatctttctacctcattctgagtagaagagttaatcTAAGTGTGGAAATTCTCCTTAAATAACTGAagctttagcttgcttttaaaagtggataaggactctgcggatcggacggagtttggtagatggttccaccaccggggaacaacagaggagaagagtctagctactgatgtggcgccaccttgtggtgggagcactaggcgtctttcactggtagagtgtaactgtggagagggagtgtagctctggattaaggagtggaggtagaccggagccgtttgggttattgttttgtaagccagaagcagagctttgaatctgatgagctgcaactggaagccagtgaagagcgattagcagcggactgacatgagctcttttgggctggttgaagaccagacgtgctgctgcgttctggatcatctgcagaggtttaactgagcatgcaggcaggcagTAAACCAGCGGCAGCTTTGTTTATAAGAACATGCCTTAGACTGTGTCTTAGCTTTTGTATAGACAGAGGTCCATCCAACACATTGATATAGTAGGCAGTGATGTGTTAATGATCTAGACTCCATGATACACACTATCCAGAGCATGTAGATTGTGAAATGAGGCATGCATGTACAGAACATCACCATAATCTAAGACTGACATAAAGGTAGCAGCAACCAGTCTTTTTTAAGATAAGGTGCTGCAGCAGCAAAGGTCATAGTGTAAAAActataaattataattatagtTAATTATATAATTCtaattataaaattaattatatcATAGGTAAGAACAGAAActgtacagaacaaaaactatatCAAGAGTCTATATAAGTCTATATAAAAGCATATATCCAGAATGAGCTTACATTATTGCtcttctgtgtgtgttattagttCCTGTTGTGGCTACTGGCAGCAGATTGTAGAGTCTGACTTCagtatctctccttcacacaccGCGGTGAAGCAGTCTGtccctgaaggagctgctcagtgaTGTTAAAGAGTCCTGCATGGGGGGGATGTTTCCTCCATCAGAGACGAAAGCTCAGCCATCATTCTCCTCTCCGTCACCACCTCCACCGCATGGTGGGGGCATCTCAGGACAGAGCTGGTCTTCTtaaccagcttgttcagtctcttcctgtcagcaAAATGagaaatggtctgtatttatgaAGCGTTTTACTTTAAACgttacattcacacactgatggtggaagctgccatgcaaggcgctaaccacgacccatcaggagccatttggggttcggtgtcttgctcagggacacctcgacatgagctttcCAGGCCAGGattgaactggcaaccctcaggctacaagacgaccacgcTGCCCTCACACACTCGAGATGCTGCTGcccagaagaccacaccatcatagatggctgatgccaccacagagtcaaaaAAGGATCTTGGCTGTGTCCTCTGCACCTGGTGTTGAAGGTACTggagaatttaaaaaacatgattcCCACAGTTCTCCCAGCGTTTTCCAGGTGAGAGAAGGATCCCTGTTGGAGGAAGATGACCACGTCATCCACCCCAACACCAGGCTGATAGGCCAACTGTTGCTGGTCCATTGATGGTCTCACTAGAGGTTGGAGATGGACAAGAACCAGCCTCTTCAAGGTCTTCATCAGATGGGATGTCAGTACCACCGGCCTGTAGCTGTTGGGGTCCTTTGGGTTTGGGGTCTTTGGAACCGGTACCACGCAGGATGTTTTCTACAGCTGTGGGACTCTCCCCAGTTTCAGGCTCTAGTTGAACATGTGACCTACTATCCAcacagctggtctgcacaggtctgGAGAAGCCTTGAGCTGAttccatctggacctgcagcctttctTGACTTGATCCTCCTGAACTCTTTCCTCACCTGGTTTGTTGTGAGCGGCAGGTTGGGGCAGGGGGGCTGGGTGTAGGAGGTTGTAGGGGGGCAGATGTCTGATTAGCACATCATCGATTCCCTGCAGGGTTCCTTGAGGCCAGAGATGgttttaaaggtgtcatcacctggtcttttcatgtgtCCATTGTCCTTTAAgagtctttaaatatttttttgaaaacttattaaacaaaaaaatcaaaaatttGTCTGGTGAcagttcatgcaagcttttgatTAATGTTGATGAAGTGTgtgctgattggctgcagggagGTCCAGTGCATGCACATTGCGTTcgactccaaaacatcaacagtttaGTGATGGCGAGCGAACCTGACGAGCAGCAGCTTACAGAATTCAGCCATtgatgtttgaaccagactgaAAGTGAAGATACAAGACGGTGGAAGAAGCACGTTTACAAAGATTTACATGGCAGAGCACTTATTAAAAGGAAAGCACGGGGCTCATTTCTACATTGCAGGGGGTAAAACTTTTAGGCTTGTTCCTTAGCGTTAGCATTAGTGTTTTCTGCGTCAGCAGTAAGCATGACTTTATATGATTATATCATTCCACGTCTAGAGAACGACTTTAGGTgtggaagaggggctggctgattcaaatagcctcctgtgAGGAGGAAATCCCAGGAACAaattctgctgtgaacaaagggccCAGATGGAAAAACTCCACTCCATCGTCTTCAAAAGAAAGTTAAcagggaagttaacacttcGGTCCAACACCAACACACATGTTTTAATTTGGAACATTTCTGGGTGAAGACTCCTTTAAGGCTCCTCCAGACTCTGCTGACattgttctgctgcagctgattctTCATCTTCGCTCTGTAGTTGTTCTTTCCCTCCCTGATCTTCCTCCCCTGGACAATCTTCAACTTCTCTTTATTTCCTGACCTAAAGTCCCTCTTTTTCAAGATGAGCTATATGCCTCCTTGGTGTTGgcataaaataaatccaatattttattgtctctggtgTGACATGAAACATATTAAGTGAAAGTGGGCAGAGTAGATGATGGCAAGACATGATTAAAACCCCAGAGATAAGAAGGAgggtatttgtgtctgcagtctgCTTGTGGCTGAGTGGAGGCCTCATGCTAACGGCTAACAGCTTAATGTCCTTCCTGCAGACCTTCTCTGACCAGGTGGCTGACAGGTGATAGAAAGGATTGATATGCAGGGAAGGgtaaagaaaagttttgatgagggagccaggcaggagcactgaccaggaaaagggagacacaatttttttaaggcctagattttagtaaataattatCTGCTTATTAGAAATTAAAGGGTCATCAAAAGGTAAATTAAATACATCCTTATTTTACACCCGTAAAATCATACATCCTTACATACAGATATCACAAGAAGTTACAACAGACAAAACGACTCaagaaccatgaaaacatttcagttcctTAAAACTGATATTTTGAAATTACTGTTCATGTTcagcttcttcctctgcagctccTGGTTGGATGCAGGTGTGTTTAATGAGTGTAATTAGTGCAGAGCACATGTATAAGAGCAGCCTCTGGCTGCTGTAGGTGAGTTGCTGTTCTGAGGGAAACATGGTGATGGAGCTTTCTGGAAGGTCAGCTATTAAGGTTTGGAGTCAATCTGAGTGGTTGTTGCAGCATTTGGGGTGTTTACCTGTCCAACTGTCTTCCAGGGTTTCTTGGATCTGCCTGCTTTTTGGTCTGGCTGCTGGTtttcctgcagcttctcctcctgcagctggaCCAAGAGGCTTCAGCTCCTCTCAATCTGCCTCCCCAAGAACCTGGTACACGGACAGAACTGTCAAGTTCCCAGTGCCGTCCCAGTCAGGAACGTCATCATTTGGTAGCTCCGGGTCTGGGGTCTTCTCTGCTGGTGGTGGATCCGGGTCTGGGCTCTCTGCTGGTGGTGGATCCGGGTCTGGGGTCTTCTCTGCTGAGGATGCTGCACTACAGGTTTTCCAGGACCTGTCGTCCTTGGGGAGCAACCTGCAGGATGCCCGTCAGATGAGCCTCGGTGAGGCCtggaacaacaacaaccaggTGGCCTTCGGCAGTGTTGCAGGTTATCCTCATTATGCAGTTTCCCACGTCGTCCACTACAACAGCGGCTACCAGCGAGCAAGGGACGGACGTACTGATCAGAAATATGTGGACGATCTCTCTGGCCACATTCCTCTACCTGAAATCCACCCGGGACAAAAGGGTGGAAGTGGATCTAAAGGCCAGCAGGTCCAGAGAGGTAAGAGGAGCTCGGTTATGAACCTTTCAACATGTCGTCTTTTCTACTCACCACGTCTCCTCTTGCCTCCCTCTCCTGCAGGATGAACATCGACCGGAACATGTGAAACTGAATAAAGCTTTCTTGGTTATGTCATTGCTTCAGACTTTCGTTTTCTTGTGTAAACCAGGAACAGTTCAGTGAAGCAATAACTGGGACCGCCCTATGGAGCTTTACAGCCAATGCCGGCCCTCTTGCCCCTTTCAGATTCAGAAACCACAACAAGACGCGGTAACCTTGTGTGGGGgcacatttcaccagcatcagctacgcaGGCCCTTCCATACGATGCCGTGccagtataaatccagctttagcaTGAAATGAAAAGAGGAAACCAAAATTAATTCCTTGCATTTCAAatctgtattttcatttaaccAAATGTACGAAAGGTTTATGGAACATTAAATGGAATATTACAGCATTGTTAAGTATTCAAACATTTATTCCAGATTAGAAAATGGCATTAAGGCATTTACAGAATATCCCACTTTATTGTATGTTCAGGTAAATGGAACTTACCTTGTGGCATATTTGCAGATCAatattattcaaaataaaagatCCATTTATTAAGGATGATATctattggggggggggggggggggaaaggAAAAGATTAGGTTAATTACACCTGTGTGTAGCGCTATTGCTCCATCGGTGCATTGGATCTGGCACTCTGGGCATCATAGAAACACCTGAGTCACATCAAGTTAATCAGCATTGAAGAAGCATCATATCTGTCTCACAGCATTTATGACATGTTTTATGCTAAAAATGAGTTCTGGTCTTCCTGTAGTGAAGATAACTGAAGCAGAGCCAAGCCCGTGATCTGTGGCTTGGGAATTATACATTTCTTGGAGGGATGGATTGCTTTGTGACCTCTGGCTCCTGGTTTGTCAAAGTCAGGAGGTGGTTTTCATCATGTGAGTAGCAGTGTCTTTGTACGTCTTCAAGCGCACATACAGTCGTGGGTTTCTGCCTAATGTCAACAGCATCACTTCTTCCAAGTTAAACTTCGGAAGTAGAGACCGGGGCCTGTTCCGGAGGCCGGCTCCATCACCAACCTCCAGGCCTGCACCTCGCCCACAGTAGAGGCGACACAAGCTGGCTAATCCCACCATCGTGCTGGCCAACGTACGTTCTttggacaataaactggactctACGTCTTCTACAGACAACTCAGAAGGCTGTGAGAGAGTGCTGTGATTGGATTTACAGAAACTTGGACCACGCCGTTCAGCTGGAGCGGCTAACCTGCTATCAGGCAGACAGAGCTCTCGCTGAGGAAGGGAAGACTCGTGGTGGCTGTGTTGACATCTACGATGCCTGGTGTCGAGACACTGCTGTGGCCTGCAAACACTGCTCACTTTCAGGGGAGTTTATGGTCATTAAATGCGACATTCTACCTTCCGAGGGAGTTTACAGCTATACTGCTCGTTACCATTTACTTTCCTCCGCGCGCCAGTGGAAACACGAGTGAAGCATTGAATTTACTGTATCAACACAccagtgagcagcagacagCCCACCCTGATGCCTTTCTTATCTTGGCTGGGGATTTCAACCACAGACCCAAAGAGTTTCCAAAACTACACAGAGACACTTTCCAACAAGTAGAAACAGACTGGACCAGGTTTACACCACCCAGGGAGGAGCTTACAAGGCCCTTTCCCCTCCCACACCTCAGCGCCTCTGACCACATCACTGTCATGCTAATGCAGCATACAGACCACCAGTTAAAGTCAAACCAGTTCTCAGGTCACGTCAAAAGGTTCATAACTGAGCTCCTCTTACCTCTCTGGACCTGCAGATCCAATCACACCTTCCGTCCGTGGTGGATTTCAGGTAGAGGAATGTGGCCAGAGAGATCGTCCACATATTTCTGATCAGTACGTCCGTCCCTTGCTCGCTGGTAGCCGCTGTTGTAGTGGACGACGTGGGAAACTGCATAATGAGGATAACCTGCAACACTGCCGAAGGCCAcctggttgttgttgttccaGTTGTTGTAGTACAGCATCCCCAGCAGAGAAGACCCCAGACCCAGAGTCACCACCAACAAAGACCCCAGACCCGGAGCTACCAAATGATGACGTTCCTGACTGGGACGGCACGGGGAACTTGACAGTTCTGTCCGTGTACCAGGTTCTTGGGGCGGCAGATTGAGAGGAGCTGAAGCCTCTTGGtccagctgcaggaggagaagctgcaggaaaACCAGCAGCCAGACCAAAAAGCAGGCAGATCCAAGAAACCCTGGAAGACAGTTGGACAGGTAAATACTAATGATGGGTCTGGGAACATTGATGCGTCAGCAGGTGTGTGAAGCCAATAGAGTGAAACCTCGTGTAAGTGCACGTATTGCTTTAAGAAAAAGTCACATGACCAATACAGCTGCTGCTTTGCGTGTCAATGAGGTGCTTACGGTGTTTAAAGGGAAGCATGTCTGTCAGCATGATGCGTCTCTACCAAAAGAATCACACATTTCTCCCGGTCATCCATTGTggagcacaaaagaaaaaaggtttctGCCATGTGGGGCCTTTTATCTTATATCAGGAAATAaggtatttgttttgttttccttattttatcCTGTTATTCCCACTTACCGCTTTATCAATAAGAGTTTTAATCCATTTCAATGTGACTCTTCGtgttaatcattttattttctgcaggtTAAATGTCGCATTTGCTCGACTGAACTATtgtacataaataaaagcaCCTCCTCAATGCTAAGTCATTACACAGCAAAGCATGAAAATGAGGAGGCCACAAACACACCTGGAATAAACACAGCTACACGGACATTTTAAAACTCCCTCAAGGTTGTTTGATTTATAATGAAGACATATTATTTGCCATTTCATTTTTGACCTTCACACTTTCAGAAAGCCGGCATTGGACCAGGCAGAATTTTATTATCAAGGACTGCTAACCCCACAGCATTGGGTGGGGTTGGGATGATGTAGTGGGGGGTTCAGGGAACTGCTTCAGGTCCTTCAGCCATCATATGTTTTGCCAACCAGAAAGGTTTGTATAGAAAATGTCTAGAGAAGTAGTTGATATAATGAATTTAACACTTAATTTGAATATTGATTTGCATTTGGTTTGACTTGGTTTATtctgcagactgacagaaatgtCGGCCAAAAGATATGAGGAGGAACGAGAACGAGTGAAAATGGAAGTACAGCGAGCTGCGGCAGAGAGTATAACGACTGGCATGTGGACATCTGTGAGCTTACCTGCCTCTTACCTGTCACTACATTAATGAAAGTATGCAGCTGTGTACGTCTGTGCTGGGAGTGCAATAAAAAACAGTCCAAAGGGGCATGATGGATGACTGGGCCATAGCAGGGCCAGAACTGGGCCAGAACTAATAGTGTCTTGTGACCGATGCAGCACCAAACATTTCATCTTCAAGAAGTCTCCAAATTCAGCATTCAGTTTGCATTGCACACACTCCTAATGTAATAGTAAAGAAATCGTGATCAAATGCCAACACTTACAAACCTGGGAAAGCTGTAGCAAACGTCAGATCAAGCATCACAGCCAAAGAGAAGCAACAGATGGGACAGCCAACCCTGAAACTTATCATGAGGTACCAACATGTTGGAACAGCACATATCACATGCTGGCAAGGCTAAAAGATAAAGAGCCAGTGGATCTCTTCCCTCACTACAAACAGACATAACTCCACTGACTGCTGATGAGTTTACCATCATAGGAGAAGCACTTCTTCTGCTGTCTCCTCTCCATCAAGCGACAGATGAGCTGTCTGAGAAGAGTTTTAAGGATCAAAGGTCATCCCATGATGAAATTGCTTTATCGTGTGCACACAGGCAGCAATCCACCTGCATGAACACCCTAGACACCGAGTCACAGACACTGCTTCCAATCTAGAGTCGTAGAGACCACATCAACACTTCTGGACCCCAGATTTGAATCACTCGGGTTTCACAGTTCCTCCAAACGCAGGGAGGCCGTCAACAGACCAGAGTCATGACATCAACTGAGCCACGATCTGGACCTTCTTCACAACAGATATCAGTACCCACTTCAGGCATGTTATTCAGTAttaacagtttatttgtacatttattcaCTTGTAACTCATGAACCATTTTGTAGTTGATGACTAAAGAGccaatttattgtttttttagaaAACCTGCAGACCACCGACACTACAGCCAATTCAGTAACTGAGGTCCAGAGATACCTGGCAGAGAGCAACACTGGGAGATCTCAGGATCCTTTAAAGTACTGGGAACATGAAAGCACGCTAACCAGACCTCTTCCAGAGTCCCTGCAGGTTTGATGCTCACCAGCCTAACTCTTCTCTACAGCCGGAGAACTTGCAGCAAAATGTCATCACCtcaataaaactttatattaAAGACCCTCCCTGCCTCAAATACAAGAACATCAGCAAAGTCACATTCACAGAACTGTCACGTTGATTTTCATGTTATGATACATTCACATTATTTAATAACCATAAATTTTATAGAGAGGTATGTTAAACTTCCATTAAGATACGaataacacataaaacatgaaacacgATGACTTAATAACATTAGATGTACAAGGTCACTGAATCTGTGTGTCAGCTGAGTTTCTCAAAAAGGTTGCCTGTGATGTCGTTTAGGATCCAGCAGGAGTCATGATGGAGCAGCCTGGGTAAAATACCGCCTTCACGAGGCCTCATCTACCATCGCTGGTAACCCCCCGAATGCTGCAACAGTCACTCACCTTCATAGCTGACCTTCCAGAAAGCTCCATCACCATGTTTCCTTCAGAGTGACTCACCTACAGCAACCAGAGGCTTATAcagtctattctattctattctattctattctattctattcagaCGTTTTCCTCCAAAGCAACTTCcatctgagaggaagaacaacaccaGCAGGAACCAACCAGGAGGGACGTcgtcattaagtggtagtcagactgctggagtccaggtgtATCCAGGTGCTGTCAGGTAGTGCTGGAAGCTTTATTTCCCCTCCCTACAAgtcttttgtttaattacaagatcatgatttcatcatgacacttcttcagtacttggttgaaccaaagagctggacaaatctttctacctcattctgagtagaagagttaatcTAAGTGTGGAAATTCTCCTTAAATAACTGAagctttagcttgcttttaaaagtggataaggactctgcggatcggacggagtttggtagatggttccaccaccggggaacaacagaggagaagagtctagctactgatgtggcgccaccttgtggtgggagcactaggcgtctttcactggtagagtgtaactgtggagagggagtgtagctctggattaaggagtggaggtagaccggagccgtttgggttattgttttgtaagccagaagcagagctttgaatctgatgagctgcaactggaagccagtgaagagcgattagcagcggactgacatgagctcttttgggctggttgaagaccagacgtgctgctgcgttctggatcatctgcagaggtttaactgagcatgcaggcaggcagTAAACCAGCGGCAGCTTTGTTTATAAGAACATGCCTTAGACTGTGTCTTAGCTTTTGTATAGACAGAGGTCCATCCAACACATTGATATAGTAGGCAGTGATGTGTTAATGATCTAGACTCCATGATACACACTATCCAGAGCATGTAGATTGTGAAATGAGGCATGCATGTACAGAACATCACCATAATCTAAGACTGACATAAAGGTAGCAGCAACCAGTCTTTTTTAAGATAAGGTGCTGCAGCAGCAAAGGTCATAGTGTAAAAActataaattataattatagtTAATTATATAATTCtaattataaaattaattatatcATAGGTAAGAACAGAAActgtacagaacaaaaactatatCAAGAGTCTATATAAGTCTATATAAAAGCATATATCCAGAATGAGCTTACATTATTGCtcttctgtgtgtgttattagttCCTGTTGTGGCTACTGGCAGCAGATTGTAGAGTCTGACTTCagtatctctccttcacacaccGCGGTGAAGCAGTCTGtccctgaaggagctgctcagtgaTGTTAAAGAGTCCTGCATGGGGGGGATGTTTCCTCCATCAGAGACGAAAGCTCAGCCATCATTCTCCTCTCCGTCACCACCTCCACCGCATGGTGGGGGCATCTCAGGACAGAGCTGGTCTTCTtaaccagcttgttcagtctcttcctgtcagcaAAATGagaaatggtctgtatttatgaAGCGTTTTACTTTAAACgttacattcacacactgatggtggaagctgccatgcaaggcgctaaccacgacccatcaggagccatttggggttcggtgtcttgctcagggacacctcgacatgagctttcCAGGCCAGGattgaactggcaaccctcaggctacaagacgaccacgcTGCCCTCACACACTCGAGATGCTGCTGcccagaagaccacaccatcatagatggctgatgccaccacagagtcaaaaAAGGATCTTGGCTGTGTCCTCTGCACCTGGTGTTGAAGGTACTggagaatttaaaaaacatgattcCCACAGTTCTCCCAGCGTTTTCCAGGTGAGAGAAGGATCCCTGTTGGAGGAAGATGACCACGTCATCCACCCCAACACCAGGCTGATAGGCCAACTGTTGCTGGTCCATTGATGGTCTCACTAGAGGTCGGAGATGGACAAGAACCAGCCTCTTCAAGGTCTTCATCAGATGGGATGTCAGTACCACCGGCCTGTAGCTGTTGGGGTCCTTTGGGTTTGGGGTCTTTGGAACCGGTACCACGCAGGATGTTTTCTACAGCTGTGGGACTCTCCCCAGTTTCAGGCTCTAGTTGAACATGTGACCTACTATCCAcacagctggtctgcacaggtctgGAGAAGCCTTGAGCTGAttccatctggacctgcagcctttctTGACTTGATCCTCCTGAACTCTTTCCTCACCTGGTTTGTTGTGAGCGGCAGGTTGGGGCAGGGGGGCTGGGTGTAGGAGGTTGTAGGGGGGCAGATGTCTGATTAGCACATCATCGATTCCCTGCAGGGTTCCTTGAGGCCAGAGATGgttttaaaggtgtcatcacctggtcttttcatgtgtCCATTGTCCTTTAAgagtctttaaatatttttttgaaaacttattaaacaaaaaaatcaaaaatttGTCTGGTGAcagttcatgcaagcttttgatTAATGTTGATGAAGTGTgtgctgattggctgcagggagGTCCAGTGCATGCACATTGCGTTcgactccaaaacatcaacagtttaGTGATGGCGAGCGAACCTGACGAGCAGCAGCTTACAGAATTCAGCCATtgatgtttgaaccagactgaAAGTGAAGATACAAGACGGTGGAAGAAGCACGTTTACAAAGATTTACATGGCAGAGCACTTATTAAAAGGAAAGCACGGGGCTCATTTCTACATTGCAGGGGGTAAAACTTTTAGGCTTGTTCCTTAGCGTTAGCATTAGTGTTTTC
This genomic interval carries:
- the LOC121632687 gene encoding uncharacterized protein DDB_G0282077-like, whose protein sequence is MVMELSGRVSWICLLFGLAAGFPAASPPAAGPRGFSSSQSASPRTWYTDRTVKFPVPSQSGTSSFGSSGSGVFSAGGGSGSGLSAGGGSGSGVFSAEDAALQVFQDLSSLGSNLQDARQMSLGEAWNNNNQVAFGSVAGYPHYAVSHVVHYNSGYQRARDGRTDQKYVDDLSGHIPLPEIHPGQKGGSGSKGQQVQRG